In one Cercospora beticola chromosome 1, complete sequence genomic region, the following are encoded:
- a CDS encoding uncharacterized protein (BUSCO:EOG092606O3~antiSMASH:Cluster_5), protein MKRKALQVWDPTRSDSDDEDFDDNAAEPRPQKRSRKSQKRSPRKRDKPRRERYGDSSDDIVDDSEAASDEEEASFTNTDEDKPIERNPRTGRSVRSAAKKAVKYEESEDEEDEEPADSDHDPIQPTPARSKQARRAALTKPSLIVRLKIAHTMEGGRVIRTRTGSRRAPTPSLQTQGSAGGRRSSRLSHDDADPLIALTDSGRHHVVTRAGSGTPEPSNTRRPTRGGKGVAHKKPPPSAIFEVSHEDSISDPRQTTEGQHFFAELEQAAAKQEEGEEPAVSRTSPTSTTKDEDIRMEYVNEEEEEQVVQESQNSQPDPAPDAPGEDDNDEDEGPVVKGRSLRARRKASTPPQSQPETTSRRSLRNRKQGAEQSSDFEPDAEGEADADQDVSDSDDNLLKPGRARNSSNEDSSQGRRSGRLARKSASRRSRSRREPSVEEELDVEEIADEAAELDEDRRRNRRSRGRRERAAEGGNEINFEPNLRSRGNRPDYRIIRPELLLPVEDDDAPALPAATPQRNRRGGGGHTYRSLFSTYGPFGGGGGPLPVLGGPDGIGAAGGVDSDSSDDEFAPRGGQQGLGGAVGMTPTSAFPRPFAAGAAPQALNNDPLTGAGGGPPGLGKVKDKKALADADPLGVDTNVTFDGVGGLDNHINQLKEMVALPLLYPEVFQRFHVTPPRGVLFHGPPGTGKTLLARALASSVSSHGQKVTFYMRKGADALSKWVGEAEKQLRLLFEEARKNQPSIIFFDEIDGLAPVRSSKQEQIHASIVATLLALMDGMDGRGQVIVIGATNRPDSVDPALRRPGRFDREFYFPLPDVAGRRKIIDIHTKGWEPPLKPEFKDQLAEVTRGYGGADLRALCTEAALNAVQGTYPQIYSSDRKLLIDPSTIKVLAKDFMISVNKIVPSSERSAASGAAQLKKDIEPLLRRPMQQISQRLDEIIPRKRKATALEEAMYDDREDENGFEKEVMQREFESSRVFRPRLLIKGKAGMGQQYLGAALLSKFEGLHVQNFDLATLMKDSTRSPEAAVVQLFEEVKRHKPSVIYIPNVSVWWDTVAEPVKKTFIGLLRSLSPTDPILLLGILEQATHDEKTDPELLRSLFGYSRKDQYELDRPDESARREYWHAVLEFIRRAPNQLPDPDQRKKRKLDVLPEAPVPVTATAAEPSKAELKAQKRKDHQTLNILKLHIGPVMEQIKLKYKKFRNPPIEETQIAYLFDDSDPKVLTTDLTEEQRQQQALFRPFEVAKDHKGVPGLREVATDKFYYNLDIVTIEKRLSNGYYKRPKDFLADIKRLSKDAKQFGEGDRLLKANEMLANVEVDMGTLEQQQPALCAECEGVFEREQARERARLAKVQEAHHKGDAVPMIDVPVGPVGDPSKTTTEDSGPIMLGQQFPERRLLATPSRVPGVNPDAIPFAGTNGSGPSPHASNQRQGEDTEMQDVQHDEQNVPLSQQSMLGSQPPVFTPATGQSQAHGASQPVPQQQQSNHTSGEKSSDRSSGPFSLPTNGIDRPGDHPNFHVFGYDSGSGSQNYPNTLPPSTESPPINTGHARPDPNAAPTSTAAPVQQALGPPPRPKNRVSSVSALLNNDDEEANADTTEMQRADERLIVTEEKFQIVLQRMVDSSSGLSLEQMEQIRARAMDLIWRERGNWNRDMVLVMAADVFNDTLDDIESCQEVLDPSQRLRISRGLGYDHLRSASGSYAAQSVSGGAGTGAGRSSIAGSAA, encoded by the exons atGAAACGAAAAGCGCTGCAAGTCTGGGATCCCACGAGATCCGActcagacgacgaggacttcGACGACAACGCGGCCGAGCCACGCCCACAGAAACGGTCACGGAAGTCGCAGAAGCGGTCGCCGCGCAAACGCGACAAACCCCGTCGCGAGCGCTACGGCGACTCATCAGACGACATTGTGGACGACAGCGAGGCTgccagcgacgaagaagaggcttCTTTCACCAACACCGACGAAGACAAGCCCATCGAACGCAATCCGCGAACGGGAAGAAGTGTGCGATCTGCCGCGAAGAAGGCAGTAAAGTATGAGGAGagtgaggacgaagaggacgaagaacCAGCCGATAGCGATCACGACCCGATACAGCCCACACCTGCACGAAGCAAGCAGGCGCGTCGAGCAGCTTTGACCAAACCATCGCTCATTGTTCGTCTGAAGATAGCACACACCATGGAAGGCGGTCGAGTCATACGAACGCGCACTGGTAGCCGGCGCGCACCCACACCATCGCTGCAAACGCAAGGCTCAGCGGGCGGCCGACGCAGCAGTCGTCTATCGCACGATGATGCGGATCCTCTGATTGCCCTCACCGATTCGGGGCGCCACCATGTTGTCACTAGAGCTGGGAGCGGCACGCCGGAGCCCTCAAACACACGACGTCCAACACGAGGTGGCAAAGGCGTCGCGCACAAGAAGCCGCCGCCGAGTGCCATCTTCGAAGTCTCGCATGAAGATTCGATCTCCGACCCACGCCAAACTACAGAAGGTCAGCACTTCTTTGCCGAACTCGAGCAAGCTGCCGCGAAACAAGAGGAAGGGGAGGAGCCAGCAGTATCCCGGACATCTCCGACCTCCACGACCAAGGACGAGGACATTCGAATGGAATATGTtaatgaggaggaagaggagcaggtTGTGCAGGAATCACAGAACTCACAGCCAGATCCAGCTCCCGATGCGCCTGGCGAGGACGacaacgatgaagatgagggcCCAGTCGTCAAGGGCCGCAGCCTACGTGCACGCCGCAAAGCCTCGACACCTCCTCAGTCCCAGCCGGAGACCACTTCGCGTAGATCTCTGCGTAACCGAAAACAGggtgcagagcagagcagtgaCTTTGAACCAGACGCAGAAGGCGAAGCTGATGCGGATCAAGATGTTTCTGACTCTGATGATAACCTACTCAAGCCTGGACGTGCCAGGAACAGTAGCAACGAGGATAGCTCTCAAGGACGACGATCCGGAAGACTCGCTCGCAAATCTGCATCGCGACGGAGCCGCTCGAGGAGAGAGCCGTctgtggaagaggagctggACGTCGAGGAAATCGCCGACGAAGCTGCCGAGCTCGATGAGGACAGGAGACGCAATCGTCGCTCAAGAGGACGCCGCGAGCGTGCTGCTGAAGGGGGAAACGAAATCAACTTTGAGCCCAACTTGCGCAGTCGCGGCAACAGACCAGACTATCGTATTATTCGTCCTGAACTGTTGCTACCCgtggaggacgatgacgCGCCCGCGCTTCCTGCTGCCACGCCTCAGCGCAATCGCCGAGGTGGCGGTGGACATACCTATCGCAGCTTGTTCTCTACCTACGGACCTTtcggtggcggtggtggcccTCTTCCGGTGTTAGGAGGACCTGATGGCATCGGCGCAGCTGGCGGAGTCGATTctgacagcagcgacgatgagtTTGCCCCTCGAGGCGGACAGCAAGGTCTCGGTGGTGCTGTGGGTATGACGCCCACGTCAGCGTTCCCGAGGCCTTTCGCCGCTGGAGCTGCGCCTCAAGCACTCAACAACGACCCCCTGACAGGTGCTGGCGGCGGGCCGCCAGGCCTTGGAAAGGTCAAAGACAAGAAAGCTTTGGCTGACGCGGATCCTCTCGGTGTTGATACCAACGTCACGTTTGACGGCGTTGGAGGCCTCGACAATCACATCAACCAGCTGAAGGAAATGGTCGCCTTGCCACTGTTATACCCAGAAGTCTTCCAGCGCTTTCATGTCACGCCTCCTCGTGGCGTTCTCTTTCATGGCCCTCCTGGCACGGGTAAAACACTTCTTGCTCGTGCTCTGGCATCGAGTGTCAGCTCACACGGCCAAAAAGTCACCTTTTACATGCGAAAAGGTGCAGACGCCCTCAGCAAGTGGGTGGGTGAAGCCGAGAAGCAGCTGCGCCTGTTGTTTGAAGAAGCACGTAAGAATCAGCCCAgtatcatcttcttcgatgaGATCGATGGTCTTGCACCTGTGCGCTCCAGCAAGCAGGAACAAATTCATGCATCCATTGTGGCGACTCTGCTTGCACTTATGGACGGCATGGACGGTAGAGGTCAAGTCATCGTCATTGGAGCAACGAATCGACCCGACTCAGTCGATCCTGCCCTTCGCCGTCCTGGAAGATTCGATCGCGAGTTCTACTTCCCACTACCTGACGTTGCTGGACGACGCAAAATCATAGACATTCATACCAAGGGATGGGAACCCCCGCTCAAGCCAGAATTCAAAGATCAGCTTGCCGAAGTGACTCGAGGATATGGAGGCGCTGATCTGCGCGCCCTGTGCACCGAAGCAGCATTGAACGCTGTGCAAGGCACATATCCTCAGATCTACTCCAGTGACCGCAAGCTTCTTATCGACCCCAGCACAATCAAAGTCTTGGCTAAAGACTTCATGATATCGGTCAACAAGATCGTGCCTTCTTCAGAGCGCTCAGCGGCGTCAGGCGCGGCGCAGCTGAAGAAAGATATCGAGCCACTCTTAAGGCGCCCGATGCAGCAGATCTCGCAGCGTCTGGACGAGATCATTCCACGCAAACGCAAGGCGACCGCGCTCGAGGAGGCTATGTATGACGATCGcgaagacgagaatggcTTCGAAAAGGAAGTCATGCAGCGCGAGTTTGAATCTTCTCGCGTGTTCAGACCTAGGCTTCTGATCAAAGGCAAGGCTGGCATGGGTCAACAGTACCTTGGCGCCGCCTTGCTTAGCAAGTTTGAAGGTCTACATGTGCAGAATTTCGATCTTGCGACTTTGATGAAGGATTCCACTAGG TCTCCCGAAGCTGCAGTCGTTCAACTCTTCGAAGAAGTGAAACGCCATAAGCCTAGCGTCATCTATATCCCCAACGTGAGTGTGTGGTGGGACACTGTCGCCGAACCAGTGAAGAAGACTTTTATCGGCCTTCTCCGTAGCTTGTCACCAACCGACCCCATCTTGCTCCTTGGAATACTAGAGCAAGCAACGCATGACGAGAAGACAGACCCAGAGTTGCTTCGCAGTTTGTTTGGCTATTCCAGGAAAGACCAGTACGAGCTTGACCGGCCTGATGAGTCTGCACGACGCGAGTACTGGCATGCCGTCCTTGAGTTCATCCGCCGAGCACCGAATCAGCTCCCTGATCCCGATCAacgcaagaagcgcaagcttGATGTACTTCCCGAAGCACCAGTGCCAGTCACAGCTACAGCTGCGGAACCGAGCAAAGCGGAGCTCAAAGCGCAAAAGCGGAAGGACCATCAGACGCTGAACATCCTCAAGCTTCACATTGGCCCCGTGATGGAACAGATCAAGTTGAAGTACAAGAAGTTCAGAAACCCACCGATCGAGGAGACTCAAATTGCTTATCTTTTTGACGATTCCGATCCAAAAGTCTTGACGACAGATCTTACCGAAGAACAAAGACAACAGCAAGCTCTGTTCCGGCCTTTTGAAGTTGCTAAGGATCACAAAGGAGTGCCCGGGCTGAGAGAAGTAGCGACAGACAAGTTCTATTACAATCTCGACATTGTCACGATTGAGAAGCGTCTATCCAATGGCTACTACAAGCGTCCCAAGGACTTTCTTGCCGATATCAAACGCTTGTCGAAAGATGCCAAGCAATTCGGGGAGGGAGACAGATTGCTCAAGGCCAATGAAATGCTTGCTAATGTCGAAGTCGACATGGGAACCTTGGAACAACAGCAACCGGCACTGTGCGCCGAGTGCGAAGGCGTATTTGAACGCGAGCAGGCACGTGAACGGGCGCGTCTCGCGAAGGTTCAAGAAGCGCACCATAAGGGCGATGCTGTACCGATGATCGACGTTCCTGTAGGGCCTGTTGGCGACCCGTCAAAGACGACTACCGAAGATTCCGGCCCGATCATGCTAGGTCAACAATTCCCAGAGCGTCGCTTGCTCGCCACGCCGAGTAGGGTACCGGGAGTCAACCCGGACGCTATTCCATTTGCTGGCACAAATGGCAGCGGTCCATCGCCTCATGCGAGTAATCAGCGTCAAGGAGAAGACACGGAGATGCAAGACGTGCAGCATGATGAACAAAATGTGCCGCTTTCGCAGCAGAGCATGCTCGGATCTCAGCCGCCCGTGTTCACGCCAGCAACTGGCCAATCTCAAGCTCATGGCGCTTCACAGCCTGTtccccagcaacagcaaagcaACCACACTTCTGGCGAAAAGTCAAGCGATCGCAGCAGTGGACCGTTCTCACTTCCTACAAATGGCATCGATCGACCAGGGGATCATCCAAACTTTCATGTCTTTGGATACGACTCAGGATCTGGCAGCCAGAATTATCCCAACACACTGCCTCCTTCTACAGAGTCGCCGCCGATCAATACTGGGCATGCACGACCTGACCCGAACGCGGCTCCCACATCGACAGCTGCGCCGGTCCAACAAGCGCTCGGCCCGCCGCCTCGCCCAAAAAACCGAGTGTCCTCCGTCTCCGCGCTTCTCAAcaatgacgacgaggaagcaaATGCAGACACGACCGAGATGCAACGAGCGGACGAACGACTGATCGTCACCGAGGAGAAATTCCAAATCGTTCTGCAGCGCATGGTGGACAGCAGTAGTGGGCTTTCACTTGAGCAGATGGAACAGATTCGTGCTCGCGCCATGGACTTGATCTGGCGGGAACGTGGCAATTGGAATCGCGATATGGTGCTTGTCATGGCGGCTGATGTGTTCAATGACACACTTGATGATATTGAGTCTTGTCAGGAAGTTTTGGATCCTAGTCAGAGGTTGAGGATTAGTCGGGGGTTGGGATATGATCATTTGAGGAGTGCATCTGGGAGCTATGCTGCGCAAAGTGTGAGTGGAGGGGCAGGGACTGGGGCGGGGAGAAGTAGTATTGCTGGCTCGGCGGCGTAG
- a CDS encoding uncharacterized protein (antiSMASH:Cluster_5) encodes MKYSTALAFALSASGALAAPTTYAAPADDGTKPSQKVCTAYRAYRTCQGQPSANQSFCASQFAGAAEVQPYEGSGKTTSVAPDVYFANLEKNCPAAQPTPADDGTKPSQKVCTAYRAYRTCQGQPSANQSFCASQFAGAAQVQPYEGSGKTTSVAPDVYFANLQKNCPAAQPKPTSSAAPAPSKTPAAQPPADKPADKGYGSYGTYEKYPTHYASYGKYDYKTYQNYGSYKKE; translated from the exons ATGAAGTACAGCACCGCTCTCGCTTTCGCCCTCTCGGCCTCTGGTGCTCTCGCTGCCCCTACCACATACGCTGCCCCAGCCGACGATGGCACAAAGCCCTCCCAAAAGGTCTGCACGGCCTACCGTGCATACAGAACATGCCAGGGCCAGCCAAGCGCCAACCAGTCCTTCTGCGCTTCCCAGTTCGCCGGAGCCGCTGAGGTCCAGCCATACGAGGGCTCTGGCAAGACTACCTCAGTGGCCCCAGACGTCTACTTCGCCAACCTCGAGAAGAACTGCCCTGCTGCTCAGCCTACCCCAGCTGACGATGGCACAAAGCCCTCCCAAAAGGTCTGCACGGCCTACCGTGCATACAGAACATGCCAGGGCCAGCCAAGCGCCAACCAGTCCTTCTGCGCTTCCCAGTTCGCCGGAGCCGCCCAGGTCCAGCCATACGAGGGCTCCGGCAAGACTACTTCAGTAGCCCCAGATGTCTACTTCGCCAACCTGCAGAAGAACTGCCCAGCTGCCCAGCCTAAGCCAacatcttctgctgctccagcaccATCCAAGACCCCAGCTGCCCAGCCACCTGCAGACAAGCCAGCTGACAAGGGCTACGGTTCTTACGGTACCTACGAGAAGTACCCAACCCACTACGCAA GCTACGGAAAGTACGACTACAAGACCTACCAGAACTACGGATCGTACAAGAAGGAGTAG
- a CDS encoding uncharacterized protein (antiSMASH:Cluster_5) encodes MSYTPLMKNEEWPSQDDYSDDSQTPLNRQNQRPLRKDGWRVVFAVVLAAIVSLTAGVAIGMALGTRGNELLFSQTMAPSPVSRDLDIAFHETQFEGHFMDENIYRLKGNNETDAAWEALGIDYRSMQIPKDVGLSTGLRPGHVQINDKYGGGFPAHLEGLHHLHCLNLVRQALYYNIDYYRAKGTGAFVNDEMVVQKHVSHCLDIVRQQLMCQVDVGVLGQVWWQPKDTPVPEPFVDFNTKHVCRNFEAVRQWAEERQMPIETPDDFLAPPEPGSVLDHMP; translated from the exons ATGTCGTACACTCCGCTGATGAAGAACGAAGAGTGGCCCTCGCAGGACGACTATAGCGATGACAGCCAAACACCGCTCAACCGACAAAACCAGCGACCGCTTCGAAAAGATGGCTGGAGGGTTGTTTTCGCCGTGGTCCTTGCAGCAATAGTCAGCCTGACTGCTGGTGTTGCAATTGGAATGGCTCTGGGTACGCGAGGAAACGAGCTGTTGTTTTCGCAAACCATGGCTCCGTCGCCTGTTTCTCGAGATTTGGACATTGCCTTCCACGAGACGCAATTCGAAGGCCATTTCATGGACGAGAACATATATCGCCTGAAAGGGAACAACGAAACCGATGCAGCCTGGGAAGCTCTTGGGATAGATT ATCGAAGCATGCAAATACCGAAAGATGTTGGCCTGTCAACCGGACTGCGACCTGGCCATGTCCAGATCAACGACAAGTATGGTGGAGGATTTCCAGCGCACCTCGAAGGACTGCATCACCTGCATTGCTTGAATCTCGTACGCCAGGCTCTGTACTACAACATCGATTACTACCGGGCCAAGGGTACGGGAGCCTTCGTGAACGATGAGATGGTCGTGCAAAAGCATGTCT CACATTGTCTAGACATCGTTCGACAGCAGCTCATGTGCCAGGTGGACGTTGGAGTATTGGGACAAGTGTGGTGGCAACCGAAAGATACGCCTGTACCGGAACCATTTGTGGACTTTAACACAAAGCACGTTTGCAGGAATTTCGAGGCTGTGCGGCAATGGGCAGAGGAGCGCCAGATGCCGATAGAGACACCAGACGATTTCCTGGCACCACCAGAGCCTGGGTCGGTACTTGATCACATGCCATGA
- a CDS encoding uncharacterized protein (antiSMASH:Cluster_5): MRVATIILSCASLALAGNVFARDDTCTSDDACESVCRGNSQVSGTLDGKSITPNEAVQAEARRRYQDYHCVSSKCQCAITSDDQAQRFCEYWIENAKDEFNGARYENGGLDQDNNSIYCVYVTVVGGSS; encoded by the exons ATGCGTGTCGCTACCATCATCCTTTCTTGCGCCAGCTTGGCTCTGGCCGGCAATGTTTTCGCTCGTGATGACACA TGCACATCCGACGACGCTTGCGAGAGCGTCTGCAGAGGTAACTCTCAGGTGTCCGGAACGCTAGACGGCAAGTCTATCACACCCAACGAAGCCGTTCAGGCCGAAGCCAGGAGGAGATACCAAGATTACCACTGCGTGAGCAGCAAATGCCAATGCGCC ATCACCAGTGACGATCAGGCCCAGCGTTTCTGCGAGTACTGGATTGAGAACGCGAAGGACGAGTTCAATGGAGCCAGATACGAGAATGGTGGCCTTGACCAGGATAACAACAGCATCTACTGCGTGTACGTTACTGTTGTCGGCGGCTCCTCGTAG
- a CDS encoding uncharacterized protein (antiSMASH:Cluster_5) yields MASSSGLRRRPNLAMRSEEAYVANNGKVFPSEKQESLGYKIEETPRVVRRMAIDTPTGRLIHHALGLSLLWYIYCRVKGCIQPQNGSPLSSWILWLFLACEFIPAPIDFIQYFELSLTLLPPYGRKDPPMRRLLAGPAPIVHIFLTVCGEDEEVIMDTVAGAAVQDYPKTSFRVFVLDDANRSSLRAAVESFNVEHVQRGYLPVVYEARHKEPGVPHYYKSGNLHHGIQLSRARYGSSEFIAGLDADQIPQSDWLQLTVPHLIVAPDLALVSPPQFSYNMPEDDILGQDHGCFQNILEPLRGRRNCSQCNGSGYILRRAALDSIGGWPLCNVGEDLICSTRLLAQGWSSAFIPDQIQAGLAPESFHTLIAQRMRWSTGELLLAKKFNYFLPFLNTTSMAWKQRIHWIVHSFKNYVCLLLLIPLFGSLLLPAVGSTLSTTVDRRRIRMAYLLFFLANRVWQHLMFARIGTGNWWNMERYKHWIIPYQINSVIQSFKTDVKKAEFVVTGSFQDPLNERSEKDRLPFWRRMLDPVILMHIAYGTAALASLAAWITIVSLTRDTKSSSTGYIHTGLTLRLFEFVLGALVPVRYMAFPPSVPARQERLSKDSNGVYRPKRDAWLRRENGPVTWKDAFDLGLILLVDWL; encoded by the exons ATGGCATCCAGCAGTGGGCTTAGACGACGACCCAACTTAGCGATGCGGTCAGAAGAGGCCTATGTAGCCAACAACGGCAAAGTCTTTCCCTCGGAGAAGCAAGAATCATTAGGATACAAGATCGAAGAGACACCACGAGTAGTGCGGCGAATGGCAATTGACACACCAACCGGCAGACTGATTCATCACGCTTTGGGTCTTTCCTTGCTCTGGTACATTTACTGCCGCGTCAAAGGATGTATTCAGCCTCAAAATGGGTCACCTCTCAGCAGTTGGATCCTTTGGCTCTTTCTAGCGTGTGAATTCATCCCAGCTCCGATCGATTTTATCCAGTACTTCGAGCTTTCTCTTACGCTCTTACCGCCCTATGGACGAAAGGATCCGCCCATGCGCAGGCTACTCGCCGGTCCAGCGCCAATCGTTCACATATTCCTGAC GGTCTgcggtgaagatgaagaggtgaTTATGGACACAGTGGCAGGTGCCGCTGTGCAAGACTATCCAAAGACTTCCTTCCGTGTCTTCGTTCTTGACGATGCGAACAGATCGTCACTCAGAGCCGCAGTGGAATCTTTCAACGTGGAGCATGTGCAGAGAGGGTACCTCCCTGTCGTGTACGAAGCCAGACATAAGGAACCCGGAGTACCGCATTACTACAAATCTGGAAATCTGCATCACGGCATACAACTTTCCCGCGCCAGATATGGTAGCTCTGAATTCATTGCTGGCCTCGACGCTGATCAGATTCCTCAGTCTGACTGGCTGCAACTCACGGTTCCTCATTTGATAGTCGCTCCTGACCTTGCTCTCGTCAGCCCGCCACAGTTCTCGTACAACATGCCGGAAGACGACATACTCGGGCAAGACCACGGATGCTTCCAAAACATCCTTGAGCCATTGAGAGGTCGGAGGAACTGCAGTCAGTGTAATGGCTCAGGGTACATCCTCCGACGCGCCGCTTTGGACTCCATTGGTGGCTGGCCTCTTTGCAACGTGGGAGAAGACCTCATCTGTTCAACACGTCTCTTAGCGCAGGGCTGGTCAAGTGCCTTCATACCCGACCAGATCCAAGCTGGACTAGCTCCTGAATCGTTTCATACGCTGATCGCACAGCGAATGCGTTGG TCTACAGGCGAACTATTGCTCGCAAAGAAATTCAATTATTTCTTACCCTTCCTCAACACAACCAGCATGGCATGGAAGCAGCGAATACATTGGATCGTGCATTCGTTCAAGAACTACGTCTGCTTGCTATTGCTCATCCCTCTTTTCGGCAGCCTCCTCTTGCCTGCCGTGGGCAGTACACTATCGACCACAGTTGATCGTAGGCGGATCCGCATGGCctacctcctcttcttcctggcCAATAGAGTCTGGCAGCATTTGATGTTCGCCAGGATCGGCACGGGCAACTGGTGGAATATGGAAAGGTACAAACACTGGATCATCCCTTACCAGATCAACTCCGTCATTCAATCGTTCAAAACGGACGTCAAGAAAGCAGAATTCGTGGTGACCGGCAGTTTCCAAGATCCTCTGAATGAGAGGTCGGAGAAGGATCGATTGCCGTTCTGGAGACGGATGCTCGATCCGGTAATTCTCATGCACATAGCCTATGGAACAGCGGCCCTTGCATCTCTGGCGGCGTGGATCACCATCGTGTCGCTGACTCGGGACACTAAGTCTTCGAGTACAGGCTACATTCACACTGGCCTTACATTGCGACTGTTCGAATTTGTTCTCGGAGCACTTGTCCCCGTTCGATATATGGCTTTTCCGCCAAGTGTACCTGCGAGGCAGGAGAGACTCAGCAAAGACAGCAATGGAGTTTACAGACCTAAGAGGGATGCTTGGTTGCGACGTGAAAATGGACCGGTGACATGGAAGGACGCTTTTGATCTGGGTCTGATTTTGTTGGTCGACTGGCTGTGA
- a CDS encoding uncharacterized protein (MEROPS:MER0031610~SMCOG1036:alpha/beta hydrolase fold protein~antiSMASH:Cluster_5), whose translation MEGPGYLAVAIQPGKDTDEKAFHEWYNTEHGPLRLRLPFIDTGDRYSAADGQNPQWSAVYDVSDLKWIHERIYSRLREERSKREKAVMSTFESLDRKIYSLVSVRGNSPKGPAPATMAGSLVVSESDWDDVCRWYEEEHIDIISKAPGWIRTRRFKLVVGGIRGMPPSGQVEHLALHDFEQVPDLTGPVFKEANNTDWRNRVVGKTHWRELRLWSHHLTFDALEEPPSSVITTDGAELRFQLEGNPADPVIVCVNSIMTDLHIWDDVSKSLITGAASKDGKTYRVLRYNPRGYNQQAERSNDTTFDILADDLEYLLQRLNIPKIHAVLGVSMGGVTSINFAIRHPSMLEKYVACDCNVASSPANSQAWSERVELAREKGMSELAKITVSRWFTPANAESENAKKVLPMAANANFEGFRLNSLALSDFDLKAKLQEIKAPGLLIAGEGDGKIPEAMQKFGIPNTKFVQIPNAGHLPFLENHEAFVEALKEFL comes from the coding sequence ATGGAAGGTCCAGGATATCTCGCAGTCGCAATCCAGCCAGGAAAGGATACGGACGAAAAGGCTTTCCATGAGTGGTACAACACAGAACATGGTCCTTTACGCCTCCGATTACCTTTCATTGATACTGGAGACCGCTATTCTGCTGCCGATGGACAAAATCCGCAATGGTCGGCCGTATACGACGTTTCAGATTTGAAATGGATCCACGAGCGGATTTACAGCCGTCTACGAGAAGAGCGATCGAAACGTGAAAAGGCTGTGATGAGCACATTTGAATCTCTGGATCGTAAAATTTACAGTCTGGTTTCTGTTCGCGGAAACTCTCCCAAAGGCCCTGCTCCAGCGACGATGGCTGGCTCGTTGGTTGTGAGCGAATCTGACTGGGACGATGTCTGCAGATGGTATGAAGAGGAACATATCGATATCATCTCGAAAGCTCCTGGATGGATCCGAACACGGCGGTTCAAATTGGTCGTGGGTGGCATTAGGGGTATGCCTCCTTCGGGCCAAGTAGAGCATCTCGCCTTGCACGATTTCGAGCAGGTTCCCGATTTAACAGGACCCGTTTTCAAGGAGGCGAATAACACAGACTGGAGAAACCGCGTCGTAGGAAAGACTCACTGGAGAGAACTCCGCCTCTGGAGCCACCACCTAACATTCGACGCGCTGGAAGAACCTCCATCATCAGTCATAACCACCGACGGAGCAGAACTCCGGTTCCAACTCGAAGGCAACCCAGCCGACCCCGTAATCGTCTGCGTAAACTCCATAATGACAGACCTCCACATCTGGGACGACGTCTCCAAATCCCTCATCACAGGCGCCGCCTCCAAAGACGGCAAAACTTACCGTGTCCTTCGCTACAACCCCCGAGGCTACAACCAACAAGCCGAGCGAAGCAACGACACAACCTTTGACATCCTCGCCGACGACCTCGAATACCTCCTCCAACGCCTCAACATCCCCAAAATCCACGCCGTCCTCGGTGTCAGCATGGGCGGCGTAACATCCATAAACTTCGCAATCCGCCACCCCTCTATGCTCGAGAAATATGTCGCATGCGACTGTAACGTAGCATCCTCTCCAGCCAACAGTCAAGCCTGGTCCGAACGCGTCGAACTCGCTCGCGAAAAAGGAATGTCCGAACTCGCAAAAATCACTGTCTCACGCTGGTTCACTCCTGCAAACGCCGAATCAGAAAACGCAAAGAAAGTTCTCCCTATGGCTGCGAATGCAAACTTCGAAGGCTTTAGATTGAATTCTCTGGCGCTGAGCGACTTCGATTTGAAAGCAAAATTACAAGAAATCAAAGCCCCGGGTTTATTGATCgcaggagaaggcgatgGAAAAATTCCAGAGGCGATGCAGAAATTTGGAATTCCAAACACGAAATTTGTACAGATTCCGAATGCTGGACATTTGCCTTTCTTGGAGAATCATGAGGCTTTTGTAGAAGCTCTGAAGGAGTTCCTGTAA